A genomic region of Clavibacter michiganensis subsp. insidiosus contains the following coding sequences:
- the thrS gene encoding threonine--tRNA ligase, with protein sequence MVDAAQPEIHDEAAPAETTGQPVEATEAGTGFTLFSDRAVVAMRIGGELKDLAAEVAPGDVVEPVRIDSPDGLAILRHSAAHVMAQAVQQINPDAKLGIGPPVTDGFYFDFDVAEPFTPDDLKAISKNMERIIRQGQRFTRRVVSEEEARELMAQEPYKLELIGLKGGSSEELGEDGESVEVGGAELTVYENVDGKTGEVFWRDLCRGPHLPSTRMVGNGWALSRVAAAYWRGSEKNPQLQRIYGTAWPTKDELRAYQGRIEEALKRDHRRLGAELDLFSFPDEIGSGLAVFHPKGGIIRREMEDYSRRRHETAGYEFVYSPHITKSNLFETSGHLDFYKDGMFPAMHLDEARNDEGEITRQGADYYLKPMNCPMHVLIYRSRQRSYRELPLRLFEFGTVYRNEKSGVIHGLTRVRGMTQDDAHIFTTRERMADELKGTLEFVLSLLRDYGLDDFYLELSTKDPEKFVGSDEVWEEATETLRQVAVDTGLELVPDPAGAAFYGPKISVQARDAIGRTWQMSTIQLDFNLPERFGLEYTANDGTRKQPVMIHRALFGSIERFFGVLTEHYAGAFPVWLSPVQVVGIPVAEDYEEYLGGVLDRLRAEGVRVQLDTSDDRMPKKVRTHTKARVPYQLIAGEDDRAAGSVSFRFRDGTQVNGVPVAEAVERITGAIARREQVVTAWPV encoded by the coding sequence GTGGTAGACGCCGCCCAGCCCGAGATCCACGACGAGGCCGCGCCCGCGGAGACGACCGGGCAGCCGGTCGAGGCGACGGAGGCGGGCACCGGGTTCACGCTCTTCTCGGACCGCGCCGTCGTCGCCATGCGCATCGGCGGGGAGCTGAAGGACCTCGCGGCCGAGGTGGCCCCCGGCGACGTCGTCGAGCCCGTCCGCATCGACTCGCCCGACGGGCTCGCGATCCTCCGCCACTCGGCGGCGCACGTCATGGCGCAGGCCGTGCAGCAGATCAACCCGGACGCGAAGCTCGGCATCGGGCCGCCCGTCACCGACGGCTTCTACTTCGACTTCGACGTCGCCGAGCCCTTCACGCCCGACGACCTCAAGGCCATCTCCAAGAACATGGAGCGCATCATCCGCCAGGGGCAGCGCTTCACGCGCCGCGTGGTCTCCGAGGAGGAGGCGCGCGAGCTCATGGCCCAGGAGCCGTACAAGCTGGAGCTCATCGGCCTCAAGGGCGGATCCAGCGAGGAGCTGGGCGAGGACGGCGAGTCCGTCGAGGTCGGCGGCGCGGAGCTCACGGTCTACGAGAACGTCGACGGCAAGACCGGCGAGGTCTTCTGGCGCGACCTGTGCCGCGGCCCGCACCTGCCGAGCACGCGCATGGTCGGCAACGGCTGGGCGCTGTCGCGCGTGGCCGCCGCCTACTGGCGCGGCTCCGAGAAGAACCCGCAGCTGCAGCGCATCTACGGCACCGCGTGGCCCACCAAGGACGAGCTGCGCGCTTACCAGGGCCGCATCGAGGAGGCCCTCAAGCGCGACCACCGCCGCCTCGGAGCCGAGCTCGACCTCTTCTCCTTCCCGGACGAGATCGGATCCGGCCTCGCGGTCTTCCACCCCAAGGGCGGCATCATCCGCCGCGAGATGGAGGACTACTCGCGCCGCCGGCACGAGACGGCCGGCTACGAGTTCGTCTACTCGCCGCACATCACGAAGTCGAACCTGTTCGAGACGAGCGGCCACCTCGACTTCTACAAGGACGGCATGTTCCCCGCGATGCACCTCGACGAGGCGCGGAACGACGAGGGCGAGATCACCCGCCAGGGCGCGGACTACTACCTCAAGCCCATGAACTGCCCCATGCACGTGCTCATCTACCGGTCGCGCCAGCGCTCGTACCGCGAGCTGCCGCTGCGCCTGTTCGAGTTCGGCACGGTCTACCGCAACGAGAAGTCGGGCGTGATCCACGGCCTCACGCGCGTGCGCGGCATGACGCAGGACGACGCCCACATCTTCACCACCCGCGAGCGCATGGCCGACGAGCTGAAGGGCACGCTCGAGTTCGTGCTGTCGCTCCTGCGCGACTACGGCCTCGACGACTTCTACCTCGAGCTGTCCACGAAGGACCCGGAGAAGTTCGTCGGATCCGACGAGGTCTGGGAGGAGGCCACCGAGACGCTGCGCCAGGTCGCGGTCGACACGGGCCTCGAGCTCGTGCCGGATCCCGCGGGCGCCGCGTTCTACGGCCCGAAGATCTCGGTCCAGGCGCGCGACGCCATCGGGCGTACGTGGCAGATGTCCACCATCCAGCTCGACTTCAACCTGCCCGAGCGCTTCGGCCTCGAGTACACGGCGAACGACGGCACGCGCAAGCAGCCGGTCATGATCCACCGTGCGCTGTTCGGGTCCATCGAGCGCTTCTTCGGCGTGCTCACCGAGCACTACGCGGGCGCGTTCCCGGTGTGGCTGTCGCCCGTGCAGGTCGTCGGGATCCCCGTGGCCGAGGACTACGAGGAGTACCTCGGCGGCGTCCTCGACCGGCTCCGCGCCGAGGGCGTCCGCGTCCAGCTCGACACGTCGGACGACCGCATGCCCAAGAAGGTCCGCACGCATACGAAGGCGCGCGTGCCGTACCAGCTCATCGCGGGCGAGGACGACCGGGCAGCGGGATCCGTGAGCTTCCGCTTCCGCGACGGCACGCAGGTCAACGGCGTGCCCGTGGCCGAGGCCGTGGAGCGGATCACGGGAGCCATCGCGCGACGCGAGCAGGTGGTGACCGCGTGGCCCGTCTGA
- a CDS encoding HIT family protein, translating into MSDHESGGEDEPVEVRVDDPGHLAGVPDEFQRLWTPHRMVYIQKGQQPDRDECPFCIAPSMSDEDALIVARGQRAYVLLNLFPYNSGHLLVCPYRHIATYDLATPEEVAEIGSLTQTAMRVVREVSRNDGYNIGMNQGQVAGAGIAEHLHQHIVPRWGQDANFLPIIAKTKALPQLLGDVRASIAAAWPAPAGE; encoded by the coding sequence ATGTCCGACCACGAGTCCGGGGGAGAGGACGAGCCCGTCGAGGTCCGCGTCGACGACCCCGGCCACCTCGCGGGCGTACCCGACGAGTTCCAGCGCCTGTGGACCCCGCACCGCATGGTCTACATCCAGAAGGGGCAGCAGCCGGACCGTGACGAGTGCCCCTTCTGCATCGCGCCGTCGATGTCGGACGAGGACGCGCTGATCGTCGCGCGCGGCCAGCGTGCTTACGTCCTGCTCAATCTCTTCCCGTACAACAGCGGCCATCTGCTCGTCTGCCCGTACCGTCACATCGCGACCTACGACCTCGCGACCCCCGAGGAGGTCGCCGAGATCGGGTCCCTCACGCAGACCGCCATGCGGGTCGTGCGCGAGGTGTCGCGGAACGACGGCTACAACATCGGCATGAACCAGGGCCAGGTGGCCGGTGCGGGCATCGCCGAGCACCTGCACCAGCACATCGTGCCGAGGTGGGGGCAGGACGCCAACTTCCTGCCGATCATCGCGAAGACCAAGGCGCTGCCCCAGCTGCTGGGCGACGTGCGCGCATCCATCGCCGCAGCCTGGCCCGCACCCGCGGGCGAATAG
- the pdxS gene encoding pyridoxal 5'-phosphate synthase lyase subunit PdxS, with product MTDTNTPGQVGSSRVKRGLAEMLKGGVIMDVVTAEQARIAEDAGAVAVMALERVPADIRSQGGVARMSDPDLIDQVKAEVSIPVMAKARIGHFVEAQVLQSLEVDYIDESEVLSPADYVNHIDKWGFTVPFVCGATTLGEALRRITEGAAMIRSKGEAGTGDVSEATKHIRTIKSEIRALSALTHDEIYVAAKELQAPYDLVLEVATTGQLPVVLFTAGGVATPADAAMMMQLGADGVFVGSGIFKSGNPVARAKAVVTATALFNDPDAIAEASRGLGEAMVGINVADVPAPHRLAERGW from the coding sequence ATGACTGACACCAACACCCCCGGACAGGTCGGCTCGAGCCGCGTCAAGCGCGGACTCGCGGAGATGCTCAAGGGCGGCGTCATCATGGACGTCGTCACCGCCGAGCAGGCGCGCATCGCGGAGGACGCGGGAGCGGTCGCCGTCATGGCGCTCGAGCGCGTCCCCGCCGACATCCGCTCGCAGGGCGGCGTCGCGCGCATGAGCGACCCCGACCTCATCGACCAGGTCAAGGCCGAGGTCTCCATCCCCGTCATGGCGAAGGCCCGCATCGGCCACTTCGTCGAGGCGCAGGTCCTGCAGTCCCTCGAGGTCGACTACATCGACGAGTCCGAGGTGCTGAGCCCGGCCGACTACGTGAATCACATCGACAAGTGGGGCTTCACCGTCCCCTTCGTCTGCGGTGCGACCACGCTCGGCGAGGCGCTCCGCCGCATCACCGAGGGCGCCGCCATGATCCGCTCCAAGGGCGAGGCCGGCACGGGCGACGTCTCCGAGGCCACCAAGCACATCCGCACCATCAAGTCCGAGATCCGCGCGCTCAGCGCCCTCACGCACGACGAGATCTACGTCGCCGCGAAGGAGCTGCAGGCGCCGTACGACCTCGTGCTCGAGGTCGCCACGACGGGTCAGCTCCCCGTCGTCCTCTTCACCGCGGGCGGCGTGGCCACCCCGGCGGACGCCGCGATGATGATGCAGCTCGGCGCCGACGGCGTGTTCGTCGGATCCGGCATCTTCAAGTCGGGCAACCCGGTCGCGCGCGCCAAGGCCGTCGTCACGGCCACCGCGCTGTTCAACGACCCCGACGCCATCGCGGAGGCGTCGCGCGGGCTGGGCGAGGCCATGGTCGGGATCAACGTCGCCGACGTCCCCGCCCCGCACCGGCTCGCCGAGCGTGGCTGGTAG
- the pdxT gene encoding pyridoxal 5'-phosphate synthase glutaminase subunit PdxT, whose product MAGSSAGTPGDSPLVGVLALQGDVREHVRVLEGFGARTRLVRQPKDLPGISGLVIPGGESTVMDKLSRQFGIAALLRAAIDDGLPVYGTCAGLIMLADEIVDAIHDQRSIGGLDVSVRRNAFGSQTASFEVDLDVPVLGDPPVHAVFIRAPVVASVGPAASALASLDDGRVVAVRQGALLGTSFHPEVTGDLRFHRLFLDMVEGAGRTL is encoded by the coding sequence GTGGCTGGTAGCAGCGCAGGCACGCCCGGCGACAGCCCGCTCGTCGGCGTCCTCGCGCTGCAGGGGGACGTCCGCGAGCACGTGCGCGTGCTCGAGGGCTTCGGCGCCCGGACCCGTCTCGTGCGCCAGCCGAAGGACCTCCCCGGGATCTCCGGGCTCGTGATCCCCGGCGGCGAGTCCACGGTGATGGACAAGCTGTCGCGCCAGTTCGGGATCGCGGCGCTTCTGCGTGCGGCCATCGACGACGGCCTCCCCGTCTACGGGACGTGCGCGGGCCTCATCATGCTGGCCGACGAGATCGTCGACGCGATCCACGACCAGCGGAGCATCGGCGGGCTCGACGTGTCCGTGCGGCGGAACGCGTTCGGATCCCAGACCGCGTCGTTCGAGGTCGACCTCGACGTGCCGGTGCTGGGGGATCCGCCCGTGCACGCCGTGTTCATCCGCGCGCCCGTGGTCGCCTCCGTGGGCCCCGCGGCATCGGCGCTCGCGTCGCTCGACGACGGCCGGGTCGTCGCCGTCCGCCAGGGCGCGCTCCTCGGCACCTCGTTCCACCCGGAGGTCACGGGCGACCTCCGCTTCCACCGCCTCTTCCTCGACATGGTCGAGGGCGCGGGCCGCACCCTCTGA
- a CDS encoding YebC/PmpR family DNA-binding transcriptional regulator, producing MSGHSKWATTKHKKAIIDSRRAKSFAKLIKNIEVAAKIGGADMSGNPTLVDAVQKAKKTSVPNDNIDRAVKRGAGLLGEVVDYQTIMYEGYAANGVAMLVECLTDNKNRAAAEVRTAMSRNGGTMADPGSVAYNFHRKGVLAVPHAEAPTEDDVLAAVLDAGAEDVTDHGEVFEIRCEPSDMVAVRQALQDAGIDYDSADVEFVPQVKVEVDLETARKVNKLVDAMEDLDDVQNIYVNSDVPADVQAALDDDDEE from the coding sequence GTGTCCGGACATTCCAAGTGGGCGACCACGAAGCACAAGAAGGCGATCATCGACTCGCGGCGCGCCAAGTCGTTCGCGAAGCTGATCAAGAACATCGAGGTCGCGGCCAAGATCGGCGGCGCCGACATGTCCGGCAACCCGACCCTCGTCGACGCGGTGCAGAAGGCCAAGAAGACCAGCGTCCCGAACGACAACATCGACCGCGCCGTGAAGCGCGGCGCGGGACTGCTCGGCGAGGTCGTCGACTACCAGACGATCATGTACGAGGGCTACGCCGCGAACGGCGTCGCGATGCTCGTCGAGTGCCTCACGGACAACAAGAACCGCGCGGCCGCCGAGGTCCGCACGGCCATGAGCCGCAACGGCGGCACGATGGCCGACCCGGGCAGCGTCGCCTACAACTTCCACCGCAAGGGCGTCCTCGCCGTGCCGCACGCCGAGGCGCCGACCGAGGACGACGTCCTGGCGGCCGTCCTCGACGCGGGTGCGGAGGACGTGACCGACCACGGCGAGGTCTTCGAGATCCGCTGCGAGCCGTCCGACATGGTCGCCGTCCGGCAGGCGCTGCAGGACGCGGGGATCGACTACGACTCCGCCGACGTCGAGTTCGTGCCGCAGGTCAAGGTCGAGGTCGACCTCGAGACCGCGCGCAAGGTGAACAAGCTCGTCGACGCGATGGAGGACCTGGACGACGTCCAGAACATCTACGTCAACAGCGACGTGCCCGCCGACGTGCAGGCCGCGCTGGACGACGACGACGAGGAGTAG
- the ruvC gene encoding crossover junction endodeoxyribonuclease RuvC: MRILGIDPGLTRCGVGVVDVYADRSARLVDVQVVRTSPTSELHHRLLAVGDGIDELVDRHRPSVVAIERVFAQDNLSTVMGVAQITGVALVGAARRGLDVALHTPSEVKAAVTGYGQADKKQVATMVARILGLDELPTPADASDALALAICAGWRAGMSRAGVAGTPPPSARTSVADAPAGAGPTAAQSAWLAAERAQRGRR, encoded by the coding sequence GTGCGGATCCTCGGGATCGACCCCGGCCTGACGCGCTGCGGCGTCGGGGTCGTGGACGTCTACGCCGACCGGTCCGCCCGGCTCGTCGACGTGCAGGTCGTCCGCACCAGCCCCACGTCCGAGCTGCACCACCGGCTGCTCGCGGTCGGCGACGGCATCGACGAGCTCGTGGACCGGCACCGGCCGTCCGTCGTCGCCATCGAGCGCGTCTTCGCGCAGGACAACCTCTCGACGGTGATGGGCGTGGCGCAGATCACGGGCGTCGCCCTCGTCGGCGCGGCGCGGCGCGGGCTCGACGTCGCCCTGCACACGCCGAGCGAGGTGAAGGCCGCCGTCACCGGGTACGGCCAGGCCGACAAGAAGCAGGTGGCGACGATGGTCGCGCGGATCCTCGGCCTCGACGAGCTGCCGACGCCCGCCGACGCGTCCGACGCGCTCGCCCTCGCGATCTGCGCCGGGTGGCGCGCCGGCATGTCCCGCGCCGGCGTCGCGGGGACGCCGCCGCCGTCCGCGCGCACCTCCGTCGCGGACGCGCCGGCGGGCGCGGGACCGACCGCGGCGCAGTCCGCGTGGCTCGCGGCCGAGCGTGCGCAGCGGGGTCGGCGCTAG
- the ruvA gene encoding Holliday junction branch migration protein RuvA, which produces MISSLRGTVLSVSGQTLLLEVHGVGYGVSVTPRHALELRHGSEATVLTSLVVREDSLTLFGFPGPDELRAFELLCGVTGVGPKSALAVLEHLDPEAMAQAVAAEDDAAFRRVSGIGPKTAKLIVLQLAGKLFVTQPRTRPTASGASTVTADVVTALIGLGWSERVARTAVDDAVAAAAEQGLPADMPRLLRVALGMLGPQQPAGASAAGQAADR; this is translated from the coding sequence GTGATCTCCTCCCTCCGCGGCACCGTGCTGTCCGTCTCCGGTCAGACCCTCCTGCTGGAGGTGCACGGGGTGGGCTACGGCGTCTCCGTGACGCCACGGCACGCGCTCGAGCTGCGGCACGGATCCGAGGCCACCGTGCTCACCTCGCTGGTCGTCCGCGAGGACTCGCTCACCCTCTTCGGCTTCCCCGGTCCCGACGAGCTGCGGGCCTTCGAGCTGCTCTGCGGCGTCACGGGCGTCGGCCCGAAGTCGGCCCTCGCGGTGCTCGAGCACCTGGATCCGGAGGCCATGGCCCAGGCCGTCGCGGCGGAGGACGACGCCGCGTTCCGCCGCGTCTCCGGCATCGGCCCGAAGACCGCCAAGCTCATCGTCCTGCAGCTCGCGGGGAAGCTGTTCGTCACGCAGCCGCGGACCCGCCCGACGGCGTCCGGCGCGTCGACGGTCACGGCGGACGTCGTCACGGCCCTCATCGGCCTCGGCTGGTCCGAGCGCGTGGCCCGCACCGCGGTCGACGACGCCGTGGCCGCGGCGGCCGAGCAGGGCCTCCCGGCCGACATGCCCCGCCTCCTGCGCGTGGCGCTCGGGATGCTCGGGCCGCAGCAGCCCGCGGGCGCGTCCGCCGCCGGCCAGGCGGCCGACCGGTGA